The proteins below come from a single Panicum hallii strain FIL2 chromosome 7, PHallii_v3.1, whole genome shotgun sequence genomic window:
- the LOC112900858 gene encoding BTB/POZ and MATH domain-containing protein 2-like produces MNLHQRVTACDARRQSKTSSRCVAESATVTHDFEVAGYSQLKALGVGQYVSSGTFSAGGHNWAIRVYPKQYGNVIAHYQPPLFYAGASLQLRDAGVGTEVTASFTLSLLQKDGRVSPMAKRTMTAAFGAPPRDSYGFHKLLASATMLQKWRCLHNDALTIRCVLTVVRTRDPVPPPELAGHLGSLLATGMGADVTFDVGGRAFPAHRVLLAARSPVFRAELFGHMMEKDARRIRIAGVRPEIFELLLHFIYTDSLPGDGEGCDTATLQHLLVAADLYGIDRLKHICEGKLHASVDEKTVASMLALAERHNCPRLRDACLNPNVHC; encoded by the coding sequence ATGAACCTGCACCAACGTGTCACGGCCTGCGACGCGCGCCGCCAGTCCAAGACCTCGTCGCGGTGCGTGGCGGAGAGCGCGACCGTGACGCACGACTTCGAGGTGGCCGGCTACTCGCAGCTCAAGGCCCTGGGCGTTGGCCAGTACGTCAGCTCCGGCACCTTCAGCGCCGGTGGACACAACTGGGCCATCCGGGTCTACCCGAAGCAGTACGGCAACGTGATTGCCCACTACCAGCCGCCCCTTTTCTACGCCGGGGCGTCCCTGCAGCTCCGCGACGCCGGCGTGGGGACGGAGGTGACGGCCAGCTTCACCCTGAGCCTGCTGCAGAAGGACGGCCGCGTGTCGCCGATGGCGAAGCGGACCATGACGGCAGCCTTTGGTGCCCCGCCGCGGGACAGCTACGGCTTCCACAAGCTGCTGGCCAGCGCGACCATGCTCCAGAAGTGGCGGTGCCTCCACAACGACGCGCTGACGATCCGGTGCGTCCTGACCGTCGTCCGCACCAGGGACCCGGTCccgccgccggagctggccGGCCACCTCGGGAGCCTGCTCGCGACCGGGATGGGCGCGGACGTCACCTTCGACGTCGGCGGCCGGGCGTTCCCGGCTCACAGGGTCCTGCTGGCCGCGCGGTCCCCGGTGTTTCGTGCGGAGCTCTTCGGGCACATGATGGAGAAGGACGCGCGACGCATCAGGATCGCCGGCGTGAGGCCGGAGATCTTCGAGCTGCTCCTCCACTTCATCTACACGGACTCGCTGCCGGGCGACGGCGAGGGCTGTGACACCGCGACGCTGCAGCACCTGCTCGTGGCGGCGGATCTGTACGGGATCGACAGGCTGAAGCACATCTGCGAGGGGAAGCTGCACGCTAGCGTCGACGAGAAGACGGTGGCGAGCATGCTGGCTCTAGCGGAGCGGCACAACTGCCCGAGGCTCAGAGATGCTTGCCTGAATCCAAATGTCCATTGCTAG
- the LOC112900859 gene encoding BTB/POZ and MATH domain-containing protein 2-like encodes MADVSARRRRPPDTSSRCRAEKVTGTHDFEVANYSLFDGRIGTGRSIKSAPFSVGGYTWMIEFYPDGQSMEDCCCCMSAASAYVSICDGAVTVNAKYTLSLVDGDGRAAASWFWRRRSATVTYGWPHPRSWGFKIFYLKPLLRLSGCLNDDRLKIRCELTVFTPPRTEDTTPAPAPPPELPGHLERALKDGRGADVTFGVAGREFRAHRVLLAARSPVFDAELLGPMAEKDARRVVQIEDMEPAVFEMLLHFIYTDSPPGSLEGYSTATAQDLLVAADRYGMERLKLMCAEKLCKSIDVSTVMTTLALADQHHCQELKEACIAFMSSPKVLRVLVATDEFKHLMASCPQLVSRGSLEGASVEKN; translated from the coding sequence ATGGCTGACGTctcggcccgccgccgccgtccaccggaCACGTCGTCGAGGTGCCGGGCGGAGAAGGTGACGGGGACGCACGacttcgaggtggccaactacTCCCTGTTCGACGGCCGCATCGGCACCGGCAGGTCCATCAAGTCCGCCCCTTTCTCCGTCGGCGGCTACACCTGGATGATCGAGTTCTACCCGGACGGGCAGTCCATGGaggactgctgctgctgcatgaGCGCGGCGTCCGCGTACGTGTCCATCTGCGACGGAGCGGTGACCGTGAACGCCAAGTACACGCTGAGCCTCGTGGACGGggacggccgggcggcggcgtcgtGGTTCTGGCGCCGCAGGTCGGCCACGGTGACCTACGGGTGGCCGCACCCGAGGAGCTGgggcttcaagatcttctacCTCAAGCCGCTCCTGCGGTTATCGGGGTGCCTCAACGACGACCGCCTCAAGATCCGGTGCGAGCTCACCGTCTTCACGCCGCCGCGCACGGAGGACACCACGCCGGCGcctgccccgccgccggagCTGCCCGGCCACCTCGAGCGCGCGCTCAAGGACGGGAGGGGCGCGGACGTCACGTtcggcgtggcggggagggaGTTCCGCGCGCACAGGGTCCTGCTCGCCGCGCGGTCCCCCGTCTTCGACGCCGAGCTCCTCGGCCCGATGGCGGAGAAGGACGCGCGGCGCGTCGTGCAGATCGAGGACATGGAGCCGGCGGTCTTCGAGATGCTCCTCCACTTCATCTACACGGACTCGCCGCCGGGCAGCCTCGAGGGTTACAGCACCGCGACGGCGCAGGATCTGCTGGTCGCGGCGGACCGGTACGGGATGGAGAGGCTCAAGCTGATGTGCGCGGAGAAGCTGTGCAAGAGCATTGATGTGTCGACCGTCATGACCACACTGGCCTTGGCGGACCAGCACCATTGCCAAGAGCTTAAGGAAGCCTGCATTGCGTTCATGTCCTCGCCGAAAGTGTTGAGAGTCCTTGTGGCGACAGACGAGTTCAAGCACCTGATGGCGAGCTGCCCCCAGCTGGTTTCGAGGGGAAGCCTTGAAGGTGCATCCGTCGAAAAGAATTGA